In Pseudonocardia sp. DSM 110487, the sequence CGGCCAGCACCCGCACGGCCGGACTGCGCGCGAGGAACGCCTCCACCAGCCGCGACTTCCCGACGCCTGCCTCGCCGCCGACGAGCACGGCGCCCACGCCGCCCGACGCGGCCCTTGCCAGCACGGCGTCGAGCAGCCCCGACTCGGCGGCGCGGCCGACGAGCAGCGGACTGCGCACCGGTGTCCTCATGGCCTGCTCCACCGTAGCGAGCCCCCACGACTGTCTGCACGACCGTGTGCGCCCGACTACCGCGGATCACTAGGCTCGCCGCATGGCCGACGCCGACCGGGAGCGCTGGGACGCCCGCCATGCGGTCGCCGTTGCGGCGGACGCCGGGGTGCCGGCGCCGCCCGACGCGCTGCGTGGCCGGACGGAGCTGCTCCCGCCCGGCGGCCGGGCCCTCGACGTGGCCTGCGGCCGCGGCACCGTGGCCGTGTGGCTGGCGGAGCGGGGGTTCACCGTGGACGCGGTGGACGTCTCCCCGGTGGCGCTGGAGGCAGGGCGGGAGCTGGCGGCGCGGGAAGGCGTGACCGTGCGGTGGCTGCTGCACGACCTCGATGCCGGGCTGCCGGACAGCGGACCGTATGACCTCGTCGTCTGCCAGCGGTTCCGTGACCCCGCCCGCTACCCGGAGCTGGCCGCCCGCCTCGCGCCGGGCGGGCTGCTCGTCGTGACCGTGCTGTCCGAGGTGGGCGAGGGACCCGGGCCGTTCCGCGCGCCCGCGGGGGAGTTGCTCGCGGCGTTCGGCGCGTTCGAGGTGCTCCACCACGTCGAGCGGGACGGTGAGGCCACCGTCGTGGCCCGGGTCAATGGGCGGTCTTCGACGTCAGCCCGTCGGTGAAGTCGGCGTCCTTCGTCTCCCGCAGCGGCACGAGGCCGGCCACGCACACGAGTGCGATCACGAACACGTAGGCCGAGATCGCCGCGCTCGACCCGGTGCGGGCGAGCAGGTCCGTGGCGACGAGCGGGCTGATGCCGCCGCCAACGATGCCGCTCGCGCTGTAGGCGAACGAGGCGCCCGAGTACCGGAACCGCACCCGGAACAGTTCCGGCAGGAACGCGCCCATCGGCCCGTACAGCATCGCGAAGCAGAGCAGCCCGCCGGTCATGCCGAGCGTGATCAGCAGCGGGTTGCCGGTGTCGATCAGCCAGAACAGCGGGAACGCCCACAGCGCCGCGAGCACGGCCGACGCCATGCAGAGCCGCTTGCGGCCGATGCGGTCGGACTGCACGGCGAACCACAGCGTCGCCACCCCCATGACGGCCACGGCGACCATCGCGGCCAGCAGCATCGTGGTGCGGTCCAGGTGCAGCGCTGTGGTTCCGTAGGACAGCGCGAACGTGGTGACCGTGTAGAACAGCGTGTGCGCGAGGATGAACGACAGGGTTGCGAGCAGCAGTGTCTTCGGCTGGCTGCGCAGCAGGTCGACGAACGGCACTCGGGACCGTTCCTGGCGGTCCATCGCGGCCTGGAACACGGGCGTCTCGGCGATCCGCATGCGGATGTAGTAGCCCACCACGAGCAGCACGGCCGAGGCGAGGAAGGGGATGCGCCAGCCGACGGTGCGGAAGGTCTCGTCGGACATCGTCGCGTCCAGCAGCAGGAAGAGCGCGTTCCCGAGCAGGAACCCGACCGCCGGTCCGAGCTGCGGGAACGCCGAGTAGAGGCCGCGCTTGCCGGGCGGCGCGTACTCGGTGGCGAGCAGCACCGCGCCGCCCCACTCGCCGCCCAGCCCGATGCCCTGCAGGAACCGGGCGATCACCAGCAGCACGGGCGCGAGCACCCCGATCGTCTCGTACGACGGGATCAGGCCGACCGCCACCGTGGCCGCGCCCATGAGCACGAGCGAGACGATCAGCATCCGCTTGCGCCCGATCCGGTCGCCGTAGTGGCCGAACAGGATCGCGCCCAGTGGCCGCGCGACGAATCCGACGGCGTACGTCGCGAACGCCGCGAGCGTGCCGGCGAGCGGCGAGAACGACGGGAAGAACACCGCGCCGAACACGAGCGCCGCGGCCGTGCCGTAGATGTAGAAGTCGTAGAACTCGATCGCGGTGCCGACGAAGCTCGCGATCGCGATACGCCGGCCGGACGGTGCGGGGGAGCTCACGGGACGAGTGTGAGCGCCGTCGGATCCCAGTCCTCGGGGAGGGCGGGCCCGACCTCCAGCGCGGTCGCCAGGTCCACCGCCACTCCGCGTTCGGCGGCCTCGATCGTGGAGATCATCACGTCGAGCACGTGCTCGCCCAGCTCGCCGGACGCCCGCTCGGGTCGCCCGGCCCGCACGGCGCGGGCCAGCTCGAGTACCCCGGTGCCACGGGTGGCCGGCGCGGGGACGGCGGGTGTGGTGACCGCGTCGCCGTCCATGCGGTGCACGACGATCTCGCCCGCGAACGTGTTGGGGTCGGGGACGGCGATCGTGCCCTCGGTGCCGGAGATCTCGATGGTGCGCCGCTTCACCGCCGAGTCGAAGCTGAAGAGGCTTTGCGCGCTCGCGCCGCCCCCGAACCGGTAGATCGCGGCGACGTGGGTGGGCACGGTGACGTCGAAGCGCTGCCCCGCGCGGGGCCCCGACCCGACCGTGCGCACGGCACGCGCCCGCGACGTGACCGCCGAGACCTGCGAGACCGGGCCGAGCAGCTGGACGAGCGCTGTGAGGTAATAGGGGCCGAGGTCGAACAGCGGGCCGGCCCCGTCCTGGAAGAGGAAGTCCGGGTTGGGGTGCCACGACTCGGGGCCGGGGCTCTGCAGCAGGGTCAGCGCCGTGAGCGGCGTGCCGATCGCACCGGACTCGACGAGCCTGCGCGCGGTCTGGATGCCAGGGCCGAGGAACGTGTCGGGCGCGGTCGCCACGCGCCGCCCCGCGGCCCGCGCCGCGTCGAGCAGCTTGCGGGTGCTCTCGCGGTCCAGGCCGATGGGCTTCTCGTTCCACACGTGCTTGCCGGCGGCGATGGCCTGCAGCGCGACGTCGACGTGCGCCTGCGGCACGGTGAGGTTGACGACGAGCTCGATCTCCTCGTCGTCGAGCACCGCCGTCACCGAGCCGCCACGCGGTACGCCGAACGCGGCCGCCTGAGCGCGGGCCCGCTCCTCGTCGAGGTCGCCGACCGCGCGGACGTCCAGATCGGGGAGGCGTGTCAGGTTGCGCAGGTATTCGGTGCTGATGACGCCCGCGCCGATGACGCCCACCCGGACCGGGCCCGTCATGCCAGTCCTTCGGCACGCAGCCACGTGATGCTGTCGGCGACGGCCTGGAACCGATCGCCCCGGGTGTCGTCGAGCTCGACCACCCGCAGCGCATGCGGGGCGGCGGCGAGGATCTCCCGCACCGGGAGGTCGCCCTGCCCGACCGGCACCTGGTCGATCGGATCGGCCGTGGCCGGCCCGTCCTTGACGTGCACGGCCGTGACCCGGTCGCCGAGCCGCTTCAGCAGCGCCACGGGATCCTGACCGCCGACCGCGGCCCAGTACGTGTCGACCTCCAGCACGACGGCGTCGTCGAGGTGGGAGGCCAGCAGGTCGAGGGCCGTGGTGCCGTCGTGCACGATCTCCAGCTCCTGGGCGTGGTTGTGGTAACCGATGCGCACGCCGTGCTTCTCGGCGACGGCGGCCGCGGCGTTGAGGTCCTCGGCGACGGCGGCCACCCCGTCCGCGCTCTCGAAACGCTGCCGGTCGATGCGCGGGTCGAACACCGTGCCCACGCCGAGCGTGGCGGCGGTGCCGAAGATCTCGTCCTCATGGCCCGTGCCGACCACGTGCTGGTGCGCCGTAGGTGCGGTGAGCCCGCTCGCCGCGAGCGCCGGGCCGAGCTGCGCCGCGTAGTCGGTGAGCCGGAACGGCTCGACGTGGGCGAATCCCAGCCCGGCGAGGCGGTCGAGCGTGCCCGGCAGGTCCTCGGCCAGCAGCTCGCGCAGGGTGTAGAGCTGAACGGAGAGGGAGGTCACGCTTCGAGGATCACTGCTCGTGGGTCTGCGGGGCAAGCGTTGTCCCAGCGGGCGGACGCCGCGTTAGCCGGCCTTCTCGGCGGCCGGCACCGTCTCGCGCGCCGCCACCGCCGCGGCGAGCGCCGTGGTGATCGGCACCGAGGCCACCAGCCCGATGCTGCCCACCAGGGTCCGCACGATCTCGGTCGCCACGTCCTGCGACGTGACGACGTCGCTGAATCCGCGCCCGGACAGCGAGAACAGCAGCAGGAGCGGCAGCGCCGCACCGGCGTAGGCGAGCACGAGGGTGTTGACGGCGGAGGCGACGTGGTCGCGTCCGATCCGCATCGCGGCCGAGAACAGGCCGCGCGCGCTCAGGCCCGGGTTGGCGTGGCGGAGCTCCCACACGGCACTGGTCTGGGTGACGGTCACGTCGTCGAGCACGCCGAGCGCGCCGATGACGACCCCGGCGAGCAGGAGGCCACGGGCGTCGACGCCGGTGCCGAGCGTGGCGATCAGGTTGCTGGTCTGGTCGTCGAGGCCCGTGAGCTCGGCCGCGGCCGAGAACCCCGCGCCGAGCCCACCGATGAGCGCGAGCGAGAGCAACGTGCCGAGGACGGCCGTCGACGTGCGGGCCGACGGACCGTGCGTCAGGTACAGAACGGCGAACATGATCAGACAGGCGCCGACCACGGCGACCGCCAATGGGTCGCGACCCGCGAGGATCGCGGGGACCACGAAGAACAGCAGCACCACGAAGCTGAGGCCGAGCGCGGCGAGCGCGGCGAGGCCGCGCCACCGTCCCAGCACGAGCACCGCCAGGGCGAACAGGCCGGC encodes:
- a CDS encoding sugar phosphate isomerase/epimerase, yielding MTSLSVQLYTLRELLAEDLPGTLDRLAGLGFAHVEPFRLTDYAAQLGPALAASGLTAPTAHQHVVGTGHEDEIFGTAATLGVGTVFDPRIDRQRFESADGVAAVAEDLNAAAAVAEKHGVRIGYHNHAQELEIVHDGTTALDLLASHLDDAVVLEVDTYWAAVGGQDPVALLKRLGDRVTAVHVKDGPATADPIDQVPVGQGDLPVREILAAAPHALRVVELDDTRGDRFQAVADSITWLRAEGLA
- a CDS encoding bifunctional 2-polyprenyl-6-hydroxyphenol methylase/3-demethylubiquinol 3-O-methyltransferase UbiG, whose product is MADADRERWDARHAVAVAADAGVPAPPDALRGRTELLPPGGRALDVACGRGTVAVWLAERGFTVDAVDVSPVALEAGRELAAREGVTVRWLLHDLDAGLPDSGPYDLVVCQRFRDPARYPELAARLAPGGLLVVTVLSEVGEGPGPFRAPAGELLAAFGAFEVLHHVERDGEATVVARVNGRSSTSARR
- a CDS encoding MFS transporter, producing MSSPAPSGRRIAIASFVGTAIEFYDFYIYGTAAALVFGAVFFPSFSPLAGTLAAFATYAVGFVARPLGAILFGHYGDRIGRKRMLIVSLVLMGAATVAVGLIPSYETIGVLAPVLLVIARFLQGIGLGGEWGGAVLLATEYAPPGKRGLYSAFPQLGPAVGFLLGNALFLLLDATMSDETFRTVGWRIPFLASAVLLVVGYYIRMRIAETPVFQAAMDRQERSRVPFVDLLRSQPKTLLLATLSFILAHTLFYTVTTFALSYGTTALHLDRTTMLLAAMVAVAVMGVATLWFAVQSDRIGRKRLCMASAVLAALWAFPLFWLIDTGNPLLITLGMTGGLLCFAMLYGPMGAFLPELFRVRFRYSGASFAYSASGIVGGGISPLVATDLLARTGSSAAISAYVFVIALVCVAGLVPLRETKDADFTDGLTSKTAH
- a CDS encoding Gfo/Idh/MocA family protein translates to MTGPVRVGVIGAGVISTEYLRNLTRLPDLDVRAVGDLDEERARAQAAAFGVPRGGSVTAVLDDEEIELVVNLTVPQAHVDVALQAIAAGKHVWNEKPIGLDRESTRKLLDAARAAGRRVATAPDTFLGPGIQTARRLVESGAIGTPLTALTLLQSPGPESWHPNPDFLFQDGAGPLFDLGPYYLTALVQLLGPVSQVSAVTSRARAVRTVGSGPRAGQRFDVTVPTHVAAIYRFGGGASAQSLFSFDSAVKRRTIEISGTEGTIAVPDPNTFAGEIVVHRMDGDAVTTPAVPAPATRGTGVLELARAVRAGRPERASGELGEHVLDVMISTIEAAERGVAVDLATALEVGPALPEDWDPTALTLVP